A single Candidatus Melainabacteria bacterium DNA region contains:
- a CDS encoding efflux RND transporter permease subunit — MSSWNLSTWSIKNPVPTIVLFLVLTVMGAVAFVGLGIDENPNIDVPIASVTVTQLGAAPTELETQVTRKIEDAVAGIGNIKHITSIVSDGSSTTSIEFVLGTNTDRAVNDVRDAVAKIRQNLPQQINEPIIQRLDWVGGPFVTYTIAADNMNAGQLSWLIDNDVSRALLSVSGVGQVQRSGGVEREIQVNLDPTRLQAVGITADLVNMQIRALNIDLPGGRGKVGSAEQSIRTLGSAMTVQQLGAMEIVLPNGKHARLDTLGQVTDGTSEVRQMALLNGKPVVAFSVVRSTGSNIVDVERGVDKKISELEKSIPGVKFTKIRSNGKYVEESYHASLDSLVLGALLAVIVIWLFLRDWRATFISGLAIPLSIIPTFAVMQWANFTLNGMSMLGLALVIGILVDDAIVEIENIVRHLKMGKPPFTAAIEAAEEIGMAVIATTMTIVVVFVPVAFMGGIPGQFFKQFGLTVTVAVLFSLLVARMITPMMAAYMMKDGHDETRAGSSKMTRFYDRMLLWALRHRVITVAGAIVLFVFSIVLFRSMPTSLISNVDRGELILNVELAPGSEIAETRAASEKLTAIINKHPEVKKVVAFIGTPSSTRGGGISGGGVVNTSTLYITLVDKTKRKISQQAFEDLLRSEITSVAGVRLTFSRAGGMGGKPVRVALTSQDPIVLNQTAEAIKDQMRTVPGLSDVTTSAALLRPEILVHPDFDKAAAQGVSVQSIARTALIATLGDSDANLAKFNLSDRQINIRVQLDPRYRNDLQTIGHLQVLGTGNRLLPLNSVARIEFGTGPFQVDRFDRQRQVTLESSLDANVTLGEALKKVHELPAFKGMPESVKEQPLGDAEIQRDVFAGFGTAIGAAILLIYAVLIVLFGGFLHPLVIMMSLPLSLCGALMGLVLFNQSVGLYALIGITMLMGLVTKNAILLVEYALMEIKKGVPRQQAIIRAGETRMRPILMTTIAMIAGMLPIAMGIGAGSEARAPMAISVIGGLITSTLLTLVVIPVVFTYVDDFQKWLLHLFNRSEASPVDAAKSSDTVGSTRH, encoded by the coding sequence ATGAGCAGTTGGAATTTATCGACATGGTCAATCAAAAATCCCGTTCCAACCATTGTGTTGTTTCTGGTGCTCACTGTTATGGGGGCAGTGGCGTTTGTTGGTCTGGGAATCGATGAGAATCCGAACATTGATGTGCCGATTGCATCAGTGACCGTAACACAGCTTGGTGCTGCGCCTACTGAACTGGAAACTCAGGTGACCAGGAAGATTGAGGATGCTGTTGCGGGCATTGGAAACATCAAACATATAACCTCTATAGTGTCGGATGGATCAAGTACCACCAGCATCGAATTCGTGCTTGGCACCAACACCGATCGCGCAGTCAATGACGTGCGAGATGCTGTCGCGAAGATTCGGCAGAATTTACCCCAACAGATCAATGAACCAATCATTCAACGTCTCGATTGGGTTGGCGGTCCTTTTGTCACTTACACCATTGCTGCAGACAACATGAATGCCGGTCAGTTGAGCTGGCTTATCGATAACGATGTGTCACGTGCGCTCCTCTCCGTCTCCGGCGTGGGTCAGGTGCAGCGCTCGGGTGGTGTTGAGCGCGAAATTCAAGTAAATCTCGATCCGACTCGATTGCAGGCTGTTGGGATAACCGCTGATCTTGTGAACATGCAAATTCGTGCCTTGAATATCGATCTGCCGGGTGGACGCGGCAAAGTCGGTTCTGCTGAACAATCTATTCGTACTCTTGGCAGTGCTATGACGGTTCAGCAACTGGGGGCGATGGAAATTGTTTTGCCGAATGGCAAGCACGCTCGTCTCGATACGCTCGGTCAAGTTACTGACGGCACTTCGGAAGTGCGGCAGATGGCTTTGCTTAACGGCAAACCGGTTGTGGCTTTTTCAGTGGTGCGCAGCACCGGCAGCAATATTGTTGATGTCGAGCGCGGTGTGGACAAGAAAATCAGTGAGCTTGAGAAGTCTATTCCCGGCGTTAAGTTCACAAAAATCAGATCGAATGGAAAGTATGTAGAGGAGTCCTATCACGCATCGCTCGATTCTCTGGTGCTGGGGGCTCTTCTTGCCGTTATCGTGATCTGGCTGTTTTTGCGAGATTGGCGGGCAACCTTCATTTCTGGTCTTGCCATTCCGCTTTCCATTATTCCAACTTTTGCTGTTATGCAATGGGCGAATTTTACTCTCAATGGAATGTCTATGCTGGGTCTGGCTCTCGTAATCGGCATCCTCGTCGATGATGCGATTGTTGAAATTGAGAATATCGTTCGTCACTTGAAGATGGGCAAGCCACCTTTTACAGCTGCTATTGAAGCTGCCGAAGAAATTGGCATGGCTGTGATTGCTACGACTATGACTATCGTCGTAGTCTTCGTCCCCGTAGCATTCATGGGCGGAATTCCAGGACAATTTTTCAAGCAGTTTGGTTTGACGGTAACTGTGGCTGTATTGTTTTCGCTATTAGTAGCTCGCATGATCACGCCGATGATGGCTGCTTACATGATGAAAGATGGGCACGATGAGACCAGAGCCGGGTCCAGCAAAATGACCCGTTTTTACGATCGTATGTTGCTCTGGGCGTTGCGGCATCGAGTTATCACCGTGGCTGGTGCCATTGTGTTGTTTGTGTTCAGCATTGTTCTGTTCCGTTCCATGCCTACGTCGCTCATTTCTAATGTGGATCGTGGCGAACTGATTTTGAATGTCGAACTGGCTCCTGGTTCTGAAATCGCTGAAACCCGCGCTGCTTCAGAAAAATTGACGGCGATAATAAATAAGCATCCTGAAGTCAAGAAAGTTGTTGCCTTCATAGGCACACCTTCATCCACAAGAGGCGGTGGTATCTCAGGTGGTGGCGTTGTCAACACTTCAACGCTCTACATAACACTGGTCGATAAGACTAAGCGCAAGATTTCGCAGCAGGCTTTCGAGGATCTGCTCAGGTCCGAAATCACTTCAGTAGCTGGAGTCAGGCTCACATTCTCGCGGGCTGGAGGTATGGGGGGCAAGCCGGTGCGTGTGGCCCTTACGAGTCAGGACCCGATCGTTCTCAATCAGACTGCTGAAGCAATCAAAGATCAGATGCGCACCGTTCCCGGTTTGAGCGATGTTACGACCAGCGCTGCCCTGTTGCGACCAGAGATTCTCGTTCATCCTGATTTCGACAAAGCTGCCGCGCAAGGCGTATCGGTGCAGTCTATCGCCCGCACGGCCTTAATTGCTACGCTCGGCGATTCGGATGCCAACCTGGCGAAATTCAACTTGAGCGACCGGCAAATCAATATTCGTGTTCAACTTGATCCTCGTTACAGAAATGACTTACAAACGATTGGCCACCTTCAGGTGCTCGGCACAGGCAATCGACTGTTGCCATTGAACAGCGTTGCCAGAATTGAATTCGGAACAGGACCGTTTCAAGTGGATCGATTTGACCGTCAGCGCCAGGTGACTCTGGAATCCAGTCTGGATGCCAATGTAACGCTAGGCGAAGCTTTGAAAAAGGTGCATGAATTACCGGCTTTCAAAGGTATGCCCGAGTCGGTTAAGGAGCAGCCGTTGGGCGATGCTGAAATCCAAAGGGATGTGTTCGCTGGTTTCGGCACTGCTATTGGTGCGGCTATACTGTTGATTTATGCTGTGCTGATTGTTTTGTTTGGCGGTTTCTTGCATCCGCTGGTGATCATGATGTCGTTGCCGTTGTCTTTGTGTGGTGCGCTTATGGGTCTGGTTCTTTTCAATCAATCAGTGGGTCTCTATGCCCTCATAGGTATAACCATGTTGATGGGGCTGGTCACTAAGAACGCAATTCTGCTGGTCGAATACGCATTGATGGAAATAAAGAAGGGCGTGCCGCGACAGCAAGCGATTATACGAGCCGGTGAAACTCGTATGCGTCCTATTTTGATGACCACCATTGCCATGATTGCCGGAATGTTGCCGATCGCGATGGGGATCGGAGCCGGTTCGGAGGCCAGGGCACCGATGGCAATTTCAGTGATCGGTGGTTTAATCACCTCCACACTGCTCACACTTGTCGTCATTCCAGTGGTGTTTACCTATGTCGACGATTTCCAAAAGTGGCTGCTTCATCTATTTAATCGATCCGAGGCGTCTCCAGTCGACGCGGCTAAAAGTTCAGACACTGTGGGATCCACGCGACACTGA
- a CDS encoding efflux RND transporter periplasmic adaptor subunit, translating into MLFSTVYSLIETGISGMEFDTTATKHDERADVSNSSTVKSGDIPGLPSSLTPDLKAGMRAISVSSPGKKMALVIGLVIILIIGVAVGFAAFKKAPAPVAKSKVPVLTVTAERAALKAMPRVVKVNGTIWPWDPLTIGSQVSGLSIQSILVDEGQVVKKGQVLARLDSSVLQAQLDQEKARLEVNQAALAKAIQPNRVEDINALRDAMSQAEASVAQERAGLKRAQANLHNALENSRRYSDLARQGAVSAQDAGNRDTDAKLADADVRSAEQRVRAAEFLHSQAVQRYHMAAVGGRREDILMSRANVAASQATVRQLEAQIAQTIIRSPVDGLIMKRDAHLGDIASTSKSMFSIVRDNRLELRAQVSEEELAKLSPGMEVDITDSAHSHEIKAVIREISPLIDLETRLGTVRIDVPSSAGFKPGNFVRGDIRVGDSQVLTVPSQAVLTKNDESFVLVLNQENQAQSHIVKTGNRNANLVEVLDGLTPSDTVIVKGSGFVKDGDYVRVGVAN; encoded by the coding sequence ATGTTGTTTTCAACGGTTTACTCATTGATCGAAACGGGGATCTCAGGAATGGAATTTGATACCACTGCAACTAAACATGACGAGCGGGCGGATGTTTCTAATTCCTCCACAGTGAAGTCTGGCGACATTCCGGGCTTGCCATCGTCATTGACACCAGATCTAAAGGCCGGTATGAGGGCAATTTCCGTAAGCTCTCCTGGGAAAAAGATGGCTCTCGTAATCGGACTTGTGATCATCCTCATAATTGGTGTTGCCGTTGGCTTTGCCGCGTTTAAAAAGGCACCGGCACCAGTGGCAAAAAGTAAAGTTCCAGTGCTCACCGTGACTGCAGAAAGAGCGGCGCTTAAGGCGATGCCGCGTGTCGTGAAAGTAAATGGCACGATCTGGCCGTGGGACCCGCTGACTATCGGCTCACAAGTTAGCGGACTGAGCATCCAATCTATCCTGGTGGATGAAGGGCAGGTCGTGAAAAAAGGCCAGGTTTTGGCTCGGCTTGATTCATCCGTTTTGCAGGCGCAACTAGATCAAGAGAAAGCCCGTCTGGAAGTCAACCAGGCCGCGTTGGCAAAGGCAATTCAACCGAATCGCGTTGAGGATATCAACGCGTTGCGTGATGCGATGTCGCAGGCTGAAGCAAGCGTTGCGCAGGAGCGTGCCGGTCTGAAGCGTGCGCAAGCGAATCTGCACAATGCTCTCGAAAATTCCCGACGTTATTCGGATCTTGCTCGACAGGGCGCCGTCAGTGCGCAGGATGCGGGCAACCGAGATACCGACGCTAAACTGGCAGATGCTGATGTTCGCAGTGCAGAGCAGCGAGTTCGGGCTGCAGAATTTCTGCATTCGCAAGCCGTTCAGCGCTATCACATGGCTGCTGTGGGCGGGCGGCGTGAAGACATACTGATGTCTCGCGCGAATGTTGCTGCTTCGCAAGCGACCGTTAGACAGTTGGAAGCGCAAATCGCTCAAACCATAATTCGCTCTCCGGTCGATGGTCTGATCATGAAGCGTGATGCTCACCTTGGTGATATAGCTTCCACGAGCAAGTCGATGTTTTCGATTGTTCGCGACAATAGGCTCGAACTGCGGGCTCAGGTTTCCGAAGAAGAGCTAGCCAAGCTCAGCCCGGGCATGGAAGTAGATATCACTGACAGTGCTCACAGTCACGAAATTAAAGCAGTAATCAGAGAAATAAGCCCGCTCATCGATCTGGAGACACGGCTTGGTACTGTGCGCATTGATGTGCCTTCTTCTGCCGGTTTTAAACCAGGCAATTTCGTGCGGGGCGATATTCGCGTTGGAGACAGCCAGGTGTTGACCGTGCCGAGTCAAGCTGTTTTGACAAAAAACGATGAGTCGTTCGTACTGGTTTTAAATCAGGAAAACCAGGCGCAGAGTCATATCGTTAAAACAGGTAACCGCAACGCCAACCTTGTTGAAGTCCTCGATGGATTGACGCCGTCAGATACTGTCATCGTCAAAGGATCTGGCTTTGTCAAAGATGGTGACTATGTGCGTGTTGGCGTGGCTAATTAA
- a CDS encoding TetR/AcrR family transcriptional regulator, giving the protein MNKSAQLAAPKRAPGRPKDDSLAARRQEEILEVATRVFASEGYQNADLQEVADVLGVAKGTLYRYFPSKKELFLACVDHGRNRLGAQVMNSLTESDDPLQTIGAAIRAFFAFFDAHPELVELIIQERAEFRDRNKHTYFFQCEKSEDDPWEALISEPIRAGRMRSVPVKRVTDVLSNLVYGTMFSNYFTGRHESLEAQTDDILDVVFNGLLIDRNGDLRNGI; this is encoded by the coding sequence ATGAATAAGTCAGCCCAGCTCGCAGCACCCAAGCGGGCGCCTGGACGACCTAAAGACGACTCACTGGCCGCCCGGCGCCAGGAAGAGATATTAGAGGTCGCGACTAGAGTTTTTGCCAGCGAAGGTTACCAGAACGCAGACTTGCAGGAAGTCGCCGACGTCCTGGGAGTGGCCAAAGGCACGCTTTATCGCTACTTCCCGAGCAAGAAGGAATTGTTTCTTGCCTGTGTCGACCATGGGCGTAATCGCCTGGGCGCGCAGGTGATGAACAGTTTGACGGAATCCGACGATCCGCTGCAGACGATCGGAGCTGCCATACGAGCATTCTTCGCGTTTTTTGATGCTCATCCTGAGCTGGTTGAATTGATCATTCAGGAAAGAGCTGAATTTAGAGATCGAAACAAACATACGTATTTCTTTCAATGCGAAAAAAGCGAGGACGATCCCTGGGAAGCCCTTATTTCTGAGCCGATTCGGGCGGGACGCATGCGCAGCGTGCCGGTTAAACGAGTCACCGATGTTCTCAGCAATCTCGTTTACGGCACCATGTTTTCCAACTATTTCACGGGGCGCCACGAGTCGCTCGAAGCTCAAACAGACGACATTCTAGATGTTGTTTTCAACGGTTTACTCATTGATCGAAACGGGGATCTCAGGAATGGAATTTGA